A region of Streptomyces sp. WMMC500 DNA encodes the following proteins:
- a CDS encoding SDR family oxidoreductase — MSDRTHVVVIGGTSGIGRHFAQTCADRGSDVVITGRGDDRTKAAADEIGGRTRGLALDLADPEAAIAALAGVEHVDHVLLTALDRDQNTVRDYRPAAATRLLTVKLTGYTAVLHALAPKMPGHGAAVLLGGLASHRPYPGSTTVTTANGGIAALVRTLACELSPVRVNALHPSIVADTPFWSDKPAARAAAQEKALTKRPVTMRDCTHAITFLLENRAINGVNLNIDGGDVLI, encoded by the coding sequence GTGTCGGATCGCACTCACGTCGTCGTCATCGGCGGAACGTCGGGCATCGGGCGGCACTTCGCCCAGACCTGCGCCGACCGCGGCAGCGACGTCGTCATCACCGGCCGCGGCGACGACCGCACCAAGGCCGCCGCCGACGAGATCGGCGGCCGCACCCGCGGGCTCGCCCTCGACCTGGCCGACCCGGAGGCCGCCATCGCCGCGCTGGCCGGCGTCGAGCACGTCGACCACGTGCTGCTCACCGCCCTGGACCGGGACCAGAACACCGTCCGGGACTACCGCCCCGCCGCCGCCACCCGGCTGCTGACCGTGAAGCTCACCGGCTACACCGCCGTCCTGCACGCGCTCGCCCCCAAGATGCCCGGTCACGGCGCGGCGGTCCTGCTCGGCGGGCTGGCCAGCCACCGCCCGTACCCGGGCTCCACCACCGTGACCACCGCCAACGGCGGGATCGCCGCCCTGGTGCGGACCCTGGCGTGCGAGCTGTCGCCGGTCCGCGTCAACGCCCTGCACCCGAGCATCGTCGCCGACACGCCCTTCTGGAGCGACAAGCCGGCCGCGCGCGCCGCCGCGCAGGAAAAGGCCCTCACCAAGCGGCCGGTGACGATGCGCGACTGCACCCATGCCATCACCTTCCTGCTGGAGAACCGCGCGATCAACGGCGTCAATCTGAACATCGACGGCGGCGACGTCCTCATCTGA
- a CDS encoding Na+:solute symporter, giving the protein MSSTTLADPPPPIDNTWAAPGIAIPATIAVAVAVYFVVKAVRDSVRTSDDFLIAGRRIGPVQNAIALSSAPLMYSTLFIITGHIALNGYDAAMLLTAFTTSMVLGVLLFASPIRNLGGHTLGDIFAMRAEERAARKAAAVVTLLIYGMFTVISLAAIAFIFNRWFGLENVAGLGASVLVVGLVTVLYAYMAGMPGVTRLLVFKAILTLTVVLVLTLLVLAEFNLNVFDILDKAEENRKDVPEGYDLLGPGREFGEGQHRLVHLSKLFCVAVGVAAIPFLFMRNFATTSGKDARRSAGWASMIVVGIYLCMSVVGFASVAVLGSERIGVIKAHRDISLPKLVDELGGQVMVGVLAPIALLTIVGVYAALLINAVTCVTKDLNVVRGRTPAPGDELKDIRRNTLRIGIGSVLVGVAMLPVRTHIFIPTSIDLAGTAVLPAVVYALFWRRFNTAGLKWIVYGGTALLFFLVIFSNGVTGPDDAIFPGHDMKFVDIEPGLITVPAGFLLGWLGSLSSKERDDAAFAEMQVRALTGGLAPGAGKGAARGAATVPAGGPNGRSPDGASPNGRGPGAGGPDDHGNQPRTPSEAR; this is encoded by the coding sequence ATGAGCAGCACGACCCTCGCCGACCCGCCGCCGCCCATCGACAACACCTGGGCGGCGCCCGGGATCGCGATTCCCGCGACGATAGCCGTTGCCGTCGCCGTGTACTTCGTCGTCAAGGCGGTACGCGACAGCGTGCGCACCTCCGACGACTTCCTCATCGCCGGCCGGCGGATCGGGCCCGTACAGAACGCCATCGCGCTGTCGTCCGCGCCGCTCATGTACTCCACCCTGTTCATCATCACCGGGCATATCGCGCTCAACGGCTACGACGCCGCGATGCTGCTGACCGCGTTCACCACCTCGATGGTGCTCGGCGTGCTGCTCTTCGCCTCGCCCATACGCAACCTCGGCGGACACACCCTCGGCGACATCTTCGCGATGCGCGCGGAGGAACGCGCGGCGCGAAAGGCGGCGGCGGTCGTCACGCTGCTGATCTACGGGATGTTCACGGTCATCAGCCTCGCCGCGATCGCCTTCATCTTCAACCGCTGGTTCGGTCTGGAGAACGTCGCGGGGCTGGGCGCGTCGGTCCTCGTCGTGGGCCTCGTCACCGTCCTGTACGCGTACATGGCCGGCATGCCGGGCGTCACCCGGCTGCTGGTGTTCAAGGCGATCCTCACGCTCACCGTCGTGCTGGTGCTCACCCTGCTGGTCCTGGCCGAGTTCAACCTGAACGTCTTCGACATCCTCGACAAGGCCGAGGAGAACCGCAAGGACGTTCCCGAAGGCTACGACCTGCTCGGCCCGGGGCGCGAGTTCGGCGAGGGCCAGCACCGGCTGGTCCACCTCTCCAAGCTCTTCTGTGTCGCCGTCGGCGTCGCCGCCATCCCCTTCCTGTTCATGCGCAACTTCGCCACGACCAGCGGCAAGGACGCCCGCCGCTCCGCCGGCTGGGCGTCGATGATCGTCGTCGGCATCTACCTGTGCATGTCCGTGGTCGGCTTCGCCTCCGTCGCGGTGCTCGGCTCCGAACGGATCGGCGTGATCAAGGCCCACCGCGACATCAGCCTGCCCAAACTCGTGGACGAGCTGGGCGGACAGGTGATGGTCGGCGTGCTCGCCCCGATCGCCCTGCTGACGATCGTCGGCGTCTACGCCGCCCTGCTCATCAACGCGGTCACCTGTGTCACCAAGGACCTCAACGTCGTACGCGGCCGCACACCGGCCCCGGGCGACGAGCTGAAGGACATCCGCCGCAACACGCTGCGGATCGGCATCGGCTCCGTCCTCGTCGGCGTGGCGATGCTGCCGGTGCGCACCCACATCTTCATCCCGACGTCCATCGACCTCGCCGGCACCGCGGTCCTCCCCGCCGTCGTCTACGCCCTGTTCTGGCGCCGGTTCAACACGGCCGGCCTGAAGTGGATCGTCTACGGAGGCACGGCGCTGCTCTTCTTCCTGGTGATCTTCTCCAACGGCGTGACGGGCCCGGACGACGCCATCTTCCCCGGCCACGACATGAAGTTCGTCGACATCGAGCCGGGCCTGATCACCGTGCCGGCCGGCTTCCTGCTCGGCTGGCTCGGCTCGCTCAGCAGCAAGGAGCGCGACGACGCGGCCTTCGCCGAGATGCAGGTACGCGCCCTGACCGGCGGCCTCGCGCCCGGCGCCGGCAAGGGCGCGGCCCGTGGCGCGGCGACCGTGCCCGCCGGCGGTCCGAACGGGCGGAGTCCGGACGGCGCGAGCCCGAACGGCCGGGGCCCCGGCGCCGGCGGCCCTGACGACCACGGCAACCAGCCACGTACGCCCAGCGAGGCCCGCTGA
- a CDS encoding DUF485 domain-containing protein — MSSTDSPAGGDRYVAVHGSAGFKTLQRKTNSFLIRASILFFGWWFTGSALAAFAPGFFRQEIGGPVNVGLLFMFLTFVVVVAVCAGYLRYAANRLDPLTDEVRAELEGEPR; from the coding sequence ATGAGTTCGACGGACTCGCCGGCGGGCGGCGACCGCTATGTCGCCGTACACGGCAGCGCCGGGTTCAAAACCCTGCAGCGCAAGACGAATTCGTTTCTCATCCGGGCGAGCATTCTCTTCTTCGGATGGTGGTTCACCGGGTCGGCGCTGGCCGCCTTCGCCCCCGGATTCTTCCGGCAGGAGATAGGCGGGCCCGTCAACGTCGGCCTGCTGTTCATGTTCCTGACGTTCGTCGTCGTGGTGGCGGTCTGCGCCGGTTATCTGCGTTACGCCGCGAACCGGCTCGATCCCCTGACCGACGAGGTCCGGGCGGAACTGGAAGGAGAGCCGCGATGA